The candidate division KSB1 bacterium genome contains the following window.
CAACAAGTGATCTTGAAGGTAAGAAAGCAGGATTTGGATCGATATGATCGCGGGGAGCTCACTTTGGCCGCTTTGCGCAAGAAAGTCGAAATTCAAGAATATTAAAAAATAATTACTGGTTTCGAGTTTTGTGTTTTGAGTCAAGCTGCTGTTGTAGGCAACTCGGAACTCTAAACCTGGAATTCGAAACCAGTAACTCGAAACTTATAACCCGAACCAAACGGAGGTAAACATGCTTAAACACATTTTTTCTAACAAAATGCTCAATTATTTACTAATTGCTATGGCGTTCATTTTTGCGATTCAGAGTCAAAGCCAGGCTCAAAGCAAATCCAAAAAAGGCTGGCTTGGCGTCGGTATTCAGGAAATGACTCCTTCGATGAGCAAAGATTACGAACTCGGAAACCGCACCGGATTGCTTATCACCAGCGTCGTTGAAAAAAGCCCCGCGGATGACGCCGGTCTCCGGGAAGATGACATTATCCTTACTTTCAACGGCAAATCAGTTGAACTTTCGGAAGAATTTTCGAGAACAGTACGCAAGACCGAACGGGGCACAAAGGTCAAACTCCTCATCATGCGTGATGGAAAAGAAAAACAAATCGAACTTACGATTGGCAAAAGAAGACGCAGACATTCGTTCGTTTGGAGTGACGACAATAATTTCCAATTTTTTATGGGCAGACCGCAGTTGGGGGTTCAGGTTCATGACCTGAACGGAGATTTAGCCGAGTATTTTAAAGTTAATAGGGATGACGGCGTGCTGATAATTGAAGTAACTGAAGACAGCCCTGCAGAAGCCGCAGGTCTGAAAGCCGGCGACGTTATCACCAGGATCGATGATGAAAAAATTTCAAGCCACGAAGATCTCATCGAGACCCTCGAAGATTATGAAGATGGCGACGTTGCCAGTGTTCAGTTTGTACGCAAAGGAAA
Protein-coding sequences here:
- a CDS encoding PDZ domain-containing protein, translating into MLKHIFSNKMLNYLLIAMAFIFAIQSQSQAQSKSKKGWLGVGIQEMTPSMSKDYELGNRTGLLITSVVEKSPADDAGLREDDIILTFNGKSVELSEEFSRTVRKTERGTKVKLLIMRDGKEKQIELTIGKRRRRHSFVWSDDNNFQFFMGRPQLGVQVHDLNGDLAEYFKVNRDDGVLIIEVTEDSPAEAAGLKAGDVITRIDDEKISSHEDLIETLEDYEDGDVASVQFVRKGKTQKVEVELEGSDFHNLHFFGSGLHKGRRLHVPNLPRIEIAPKMRFEFKSRGKSI